A portion of the Lolium rigidum isolate FL_2022 chromosome 1, APGP_CSIRO_Lrig_0.1, whole genome shotgun sequence genome contains these proteins:
- the LOC124651194 gene encoding uncharacterized protein LOC124651194: MDPSDAARRSAERWMGVAEKLLMARDVEGCKQFVSQALDDDPRATGADDLLAAADALLAAQRRRLPSGIPDPYAVLGLDSALPASRDPDVVHTHYRRLSFLLNRSHPDRPCSLAFADAARLVADAWAFLSDPLRKASLDSDLAAAVAAKAAAARAPTPSPEKPQPRPPPPPSPRPASSPPARQPRQAATASPPAKRGRPLRAAKPQQPPAEHQQEAEAPNASPFWTACTSCCHVHQYDRSYEARTVLCPSCRRPFLASAMSTPPPIVPGTDMYYCSWGFFPMGFPGGPAFAGPANSPMQQPPASLGFYPMGPYLPLPAQASVKEGNVAAQAGPVEGNVAAQAGVVEGNVAAQAGVLEGNVAAQAGVVEGNVAGGVDSEAAVSATETAAVPVAPLPAKSTHVKVGAKKRGRPKGSKNKNVDHQMDNSLGKMYIRNVNLFLYMISVIGGKDLAIVLVSAYNDDNLLESVDRLQEQLSGSLSLHAGKSGTNEAWSFISDTLRKASIDSDLAAAVPPKPQQLLPLQRSSSRSHHHLHRQLRLRCQQSAVIHRALPNRNSRLRSTSRKRRCRAPSFWTACTSCCHVHQYDRSYEACTVLCPSCRCPFFASAMPTPPPIVPGTDMYYCSWGFFPMGFPGGPTFAGPANSLMQQPPASLGFYPMGPYLPLSAQAGIVEGNVAGGVGSEAAVSANVTAAVPVPLPANSTHVKVGARKRVWPKGSKNKNMVIEID, encoded by the exons ATGGATCCGTCCGACGCCGCGCGGCGCTCCGCTGAGCGATGGATGGGCGTGGCCGAGAAGTTGCTCATGGCGCGGGACGTCGAGGGCTGCAAGCAGTTCGTCTCCCAGGCCCTCGACGACGACCCACGCGCCACCGGCGCCGACGACCTGcttgccgccgccgacgccctcctcgccgcccagcgccgccgcctcccctccggGATCCCCGACCCCTACGCCGTTCTTGGCCTCGACTCCGCGCTCCCCGCCTCCCGCGACCCAGACGTCGTCCACACACACTACCGCCGCCTCTCCTTCCTGCTGAATCGATCCCACCCCGACCGCCCCTGCTCTCTCGCCTTCGCCGACGCCGCCCGCCTCGTCGCCGACGCCTGGGCCTTTCTCTCGGACCCTCTCCGCAAAGCCTCCCTCGACTCCGACCTCGCTGCCGCTGTAGCCGCcaaggccgcagcagctcgcgcACCCACTCCCTCTCCCGAGAAACCGCAgccgcgaccaccaccaccaccatctccacggcCAGCCTCGTCACCGCCTGCTCGCCAGCCACGGCAGGCGGCTACGGCTTCGCCGCCAGCAAAGCGCGGGCGTCCGCTGCGCGCCGCCAAACCGCAACAGCCGCCTGCGGAGCACCAGCAGGAGGCGGAGGCGCCGAATGCGTCGCCGTTCTGGACGGCCTGCACGTCCTGCTGCCACGTGCACCAGTACGACCGCTCCTACGAGGCACGCACTGTGCTTTGCCCCAGCTGCCGGCGGCCGTTCTTAGCCTCGGCGATGTCCACACCGCCACCTATTGTGCCGGGCACCGACATGTACTACTGCTCCTGGGGCTTCTTTCCCATGGGGTTCCCGGGAGGCCCTGCCTTTGCTGGACCGGCAAATTCTCCGATGCAGCAGCCGCCCGCTTCTCTGGGATTTTACCCGATGGGGCCATACTTGCCATTGCCAGCTCAAGCTAGCGTCAAGGAAGGCAATGTGGCTGCTCAAGCTGGCCCTGTGGAAGGCAATGTAGCTGCTCAAGCTGGCGTTGTGGAAGGCAATGTGGCTGCTCAAGCTGGCGTGTTGGAAGGCAATGTGGCTGCTCAAGCTGGCGTTGTGGAAGGCAATGTGGCTGGTGGTGTTGACAGTGAGGCTGCTGTCAGTGCCACTGAGacagcggcagtgccggtggcgCCATTGCCAGCAAAGTCCACTCATGTAAAGGTTGGGGCAAAGAAGCGAGGGCGGCCCAAAGGCAGCAAGAATAAGAATGTG GATCATCAGATGGATAATTCCCTCGGCAAGATGTACATTAGAAATGTCAACCTGTTCCTG TATATGATATCTGTCATTGGTGGAAAAGACCTGGCAATTGTGCTGGTGAGTG CCTACAACGATGACAATTTGCTGGAATCAGTGGACCGCCTACAAGAGCAACTGTCTGGAAG CCTCTCTCTTCATGCTGGAAAATCTGGGACTAATGAAGCCTGGTCCTTTATCTCGGACACTCTCCGCAAAGCCTCCATTGACTCCGACCTCGCTGCCGCAGTGCCACCAAAGCCGCAGCAGCTACTCCCTCTCCAGAgaagcagcagccgcagccaccaccatctccacagaCAGCTACGGCTTCGCTGCCAGCAAAGCGCGGTCATCCACCGCGCTCTGCCAAACCGCAACAGCCGCCTCCGGAGCACCAGCAGGAAGCGGAGGTGTCGTGCGCCATCGTTCTGGACAGCCTGCACGTCCTGCTGCCACGTGCACCAGTACGACCGCTCCTACGAGGCGTGCACTGTGCTTTGCCCCAGCTGCCGGTGCCCTTTCTTCGCCTCGGCGATGCCCACACCTCCACCTATCGTGCCGGGCACCGACATGTACTACTGCTCCTGGGGCTTCTTTCCCATGGGGTTCCCGGGAGGCCCTACGTTTGCTGGACCGGCAAATTCTCTGATGCAGCAGCCACCCGCTTCTCTGGGATTTTATCCGATGGGGCCATACTTGCCATTGTCAGCTCAAGCTGGCATCGTGGAAGGCAATGTGGCTGGTGGTGTTGGCAGTGAGGCTGCTGTCAGTGCCAATGTGACTGCGGCAGTGCCGGTCccattgccagc